A stretch of Garra rufa chromosome 11, GarRuf1.0, whole genome shotgun sequence DNA encodes these proteins:
- the sdr42e1 gene encoding short-chain dehydrogenase/reductase family 42E member 1 translates to MEVNRTDRTFLITGGGGYFGFRLACALLKTSSHVVLFDVRPPSQELPEGIVFIKADIRDYAQVEKAVRGVNCVFHIASFGMSGREQLNRKLIEEVNVQGTENILRACVAHGVPRLVYTSTYNVVFGGQEIKDGDESLPYLPLHLHPDHYSRTKSLAEMQVLKSNGSPLNNTAGVLRTCALRPAGIYGPGEERHLPRIVSYIEKGIFRFVYGAPDSLVEFVHVDNLVSAHLLAAEALTETRQHRAAGQPYFISDGRPVNNFEFFRPLVEGLGYSFPTLRLPISLIYLFAFLTEMVHHVVGPIYNFQPLLTRTEVYKTGVTHYFSMRKAREELGYEPKLYDLEDVVQWFRGRGHGKKRSQSSIKKLILDVVLVVVFAAVVLSCLPVVGQ, encoded by the exons ATGGAAGTCAACAGAACAGACAGAACCTTCCTCATAACCGGTGGAGGAGGATATTTTGGGTTCCG TCTCGCCTGTGCTCTCCTCAAAACCTCCTCGCACGTTGTGCTGTTTGATGTGAGGCCACCAAGCCAAGAGTTGCCCGAGGGTATCGTATTCATCAAGGCAGATATCCGTGACTATGCGCAGGTGGAAAAAGCAGTTCGGGGTGTGAACTGTGTGTTCCACATCGCCTCCTTTGGGATGTCAGGACGGGAGCAGCTCAATCGGAAACTCATCGAAGAAGTGAACGTACAAGGAACGGAGAACATCCTGAGGGCCTGCGTGGCACACGGAGTCCCTCGTTTGGTCTACACGAGCACGTATAACGTAGTGTTTGGCGGTCAGGAGATTAAGGACGGCGATGAAAGTCTCCCTTACTTACCCTTACACCTACATCCTGATCACTACTCCAGAACTAAGTCTCTAGCTGAAATGCAGGTGTTAAAATCAAACGGTTCACCTCTGAATAACACCGCAGGTGTCCTACGGACTTGCGCCCTGCGTCCAGCCGGTATATACGGCCCTGGGGAGGAAAGGCACTTGCCTAGAATAGTTAGTTACATTGAGAAAGGTATCTTTAGGTTTGTTTATGGGGCTCCTGATAGTCTTGTGGAGTTTGTTCATGTGGATAATCTAGTGTCTGCGCATCTCCTAGCTGCCGAGGCGTTAACTGAAACGCGGCAGCATCGTGCCGCTGGTCAGCCCTATTTTATCTCTGATGGCAGGCCTGTtaacaattttgagtttttcagGCCTTTAGTAGAGGGTCTTGGATATTCATTCCCCACGCTTCGCTTGCCCATATCACTTATTTACCTTTTTGCGTTTCTAACCGAGATGGTTCACCACGTCGTGGGGCCGATTTATAACTTTCAACCCTTGCTGACCCGTACTGAGGTCTACAAGACGGGCGTCACACACTATTTCAGTATGCGTAAGGCACGGGAAGAGCTGGGATACGAGCCTAAACTGTATGACCTGGAAGATGTTGTGCAATGGTTTCGAGGCAGAGGTCATGGGAAGAAGCGCAGCCAGTCATCAATTAAGAAACTAATTTTAGATGTTGTTTTGGTGGTCGTGTTTGCAGCAGTGGTGCTCTCCTGCCTTCCCGTTGTGGGACAGTAA